Proteins from one Rosa chinensis cultivar Old Blush chromosome 7, RchiOBHm-V2, whole genome shotgun sequence genomic window:
- the LOC112175434 gene encoding immune-associated nucleotide-binding protein 9 produces the protein MGGRSIDDRQLPFSNAARTMVLVGRTGNGKSATGNSILGKKPFNSRRSSSGVTTAAELKTTILGDGQQINVIDTPGLFDNSAKSDFISKEIAQCIKLAEDGIHAVLVVLSTRTRFTKEEQSAICSLENLFGSKIFDYMIVVFTGGDELEEDETLEDYLGRDCPKPLKEILSLCGNRCVLFDNKTKDESKRVEQVQGLLSLVDSVIEQNGGRPYTDEIFAEAKKGAMKLRDQQEEVASKGYSKQEIDRFNEQMQRQYDLQLKQITEMLELKMRLNTMTLEQKLEDEHAARLRAEKSAQEAQQRSAHEIRKLSDDLQEEKKKKGGSSGGGSSKGGCLIL, from the exons ATGGGTGGACGTTCGATTGATGACCGGCAACTTCCCTTTTCTAATGCTGCTCGCACTATGGTCTTAGTTGGACGCACTGGTAATGGAAAAAGTGCCACAGGCAACAGCATTCTTGGCAAAAAACCTTTCAATTCCAGGCGTAGCTCTAGTGGGGTCACGACCGCTGCTGAATTGAAGACTACTATCTTGGGAGATGGACAACAAATTAATGTTATAGACACTCCGG GTCTTTTTGATAATTCTGCCAAATCAGACTTTATTAGCAAAGAAATTGCCCAATGCATTAAATTAGCCGAGGATGGGATCCATGCTGTTCTTGTGGTTCTCTCAACTAGAACTCGCTTTACAAAAGAAGAGCAGTCTGCAATCTGTAGCTTGGAAAATCTATTTGGAAGTAAAATCTTTGACTATATGATTGTTGTCTTTACGGGAGGAGATGAGTTGGAAGAAGATGAGACTTTGGAAGATTATTTGGGCCGTGATTGCCCGAAGCCTTTGAAG GAAATCCTTAGTCTGTGTGGAAATCGTTGTGTGCTTTTTGATAACAAGACCAAGGATGAAAGCAAGAGGGTCGAACAAGTGCAGGGGCTCCTCTCACTTGTAGACTCGGTTATAGAACAGAATGGTGGGCGGCCATACACAGATGAGATATTTGCTGAAGCGAag AAAGGGGCTATGAAACTTCGTGATCAACAAGAAGAGGTTGCTTCGAAGGGGTATTCAAAACAAGAAATAGATCGTTTTAATGAGCAGATGCAGCGTCAATATGATCTGCAGCTTAAACAAATTACTGAGATG CTTGAGTTAAAGATGAGATTGAATACCATGACGCTTGAGCAAAAGTTAGAAGATGAACATGCTGCACGACTAAGAGCAGAAAAGAGTGCCCAAGAGGCTCAACAAAGGTCTGCGCATGAGATCCGAAAGCTTAGTGACGATCtacaagaagagaagaagaaaaaaggcgGAAGCAGTGGAGGTGGAAGCAGCAAAGGCGGCTGTCTTATTCTTTAA